A window of the Hyphomicrobiales bacterium 4NK60-0047b genome harbors these coding sequences:
- a CDS encoding acetyl-CoA carboxylase carboxyltransferase subunit alpha: MRTYLDFEKKIAELESKVSELKSIAADDQNEEDASSVSIDDEIRTLEEKAGKALSDTYDSLTPWQKCQVARHPDRPHCMAYVDAMVTDFVPLAGDRYYSDDDALVGGLGRFRGRSVVILGHEKGHDTESRIKHNFGMARPEGYRKAVRLMEMAERFQMPILTFVDTAGAFPGVGAEERGQAEAIARSTDKCLSLTVPIITLVIGEGGSGGALAIATANKVLMLEHSIYTVASPEAAASILWHDSTRAKDAATNMRITAQDLDELGVIDGIISEPIGGAHRNPEKMIERAANEMEKRLAALEELKPAEIRHQRQQKFLDIGKSLQ, from the coding sequence ATGCGCACATATTTGGATTTTGAAAAGAAGATAGCTGAGCTTGAAAGTAAAGTATCAGAATTAAAAAGCATTGCTGCTGATGATCAGAACGAAGAAGACGCAAGTTCGGTTTCTATTGATGATGAAATTCGCACATTAGAAGAAAAAGCAGGCAAAGCTTTAAGTGATACATATGATAGCTTAACACCATGGCAAAAATGCCAGGTTGCTCGTCATCCAGATCGTCCCCATTGCATGGCCTATGTTGATGCAATGGTTACAGATTTTGTCCCCTTAGCAGGTGATCGCTATTATTCCGATGATGATGCCTTGGTTGGCGGCCTGGGCCGGTTTCGTGGGCGTTCAGTTGTCATACTAGGGCACGAAAAAGGCCATGATACAGAAAGCCGCATTAAACATAATTTCGGCATGGCAAGACCAGAGGGCTATAGAAAAGCTGTCCGCCTCATGGAAATGGCTGAACGGTTTCAAATGCCAATTCTAACCTTTGTAGATACAGCAGGCGCGTTCCCAGGTGTCGGCGCTGAAGAGCGTGGCCAGGCTGAAGCCATTGCTCGCTCAACTGATAAATGCCTGTCTCTTACAGTTCCAATTATAACACTGGTTATTGGAGAAGGGGGTTCAGGCGGGGCACTAGCCATTGCAACAGCCAATAAAGTGCTGATGTTAGAACATTCAATTTACACAGTGGCGTCTCCAGAAGCTGCTGCGTCAATCCTTTGGCATGATTCAACAAGAGCAAAAGATGCCGCTACAAATATGCGCATTACAGCTCAAGATTTGGATGAGCTTGGTGTTATTGATGGCATTATAAGCGAACCTATTGGCGGCGCCCACAGAAATCCAGAAAAAATGATTGAAAGAGCTGCTAATGAGATGGAAAAACGTTTAGCTGCGTTAGAAGAGTTGAAACCAGCTGAAATCCGCCATCAACGGCAGCAAAAATTCTTGGATATCGGCAAATCTCTACAGTAA
- a CDS encoding SLC13 family permease, whose amino-acid sequence MTTDQIMLFSLLGAVFALLLWGRFRYDLVAFAALIAGVILGVIPQASAFSGFGHPAVIIIALVLIVSKGLSNSGAIELLARYMIDSGRKLSSHIGIMSGLAAALSAVMNNVGALALLMPVDLRAAEKAGRSPALTLMPLSFASILGGLVTLIGTPPNIIIASYREKAIGEPFQMFDFAPVGLICAFVGVIFVALIGWRMIPRARGDQNQAQELFQLDDYVAEVRVANDSVLVGERLRDVTALEDAGDVQVVGVVRRGNKLPGVPAWQVIETGDILVVEATPQVIEELAGTIGVEFVGSEKHERALVAADTSFMEVVVPEGARIEGQSALKLRLLYRHNVTLMGISRQGEQIHERVRRTEIKAGDILLLYGPTERLAEIANWLGCLPLAERGLQVIKRDKAMLAVGLFAAAILAASVGILYLPFALGLTVIAYVLLNIVSVQKIYDSVEWPVIVLLGSLIPIGAALEASGGTGLIANWIVDVTLGYEPWVVLTLLMVVTMTLSDVLNNTATAVIAAPIAVDLANRLNVSADPFLMAVAIAASCAFLTPIGHKNNTLIMGPGGYKFGDYWRMGLPLEILIIGVAVPAILVFWKF is encoded by the coding sequence ATGACCACTGATCAGATTATGCTTTTTAGCCTTTTGGGCGCCGTGTTTGCACTTTTGCTTTGGGGGCGCTTTCGTTATGACCTGGTTGCTTTTGCAGCGTTAATCGCTGGGGTTATTCTAGGTGTCATTCCGCAAGCCAGTGCATTTTCAGGCTTTGGTCACCCTGCTGTGATTATTATTGCCCTAGTTCTTATTGTCTCAAAGGGGCTTTCAAACTCAGGGGCCATCGAACTCCTTGCCCGCTATATGATTGATAGCGGAAGAAAGCTATCTTCTCATATTGGTATTATGTCTGGTTTAGCTGCTGCCCTTTCAGCCGTTATGAATAATGTTGGCGCGCTGGCTTTACTTATGCCGGTTGACTTAAGAGCGGCTGAAAAAGCGGGGCGCTCTCCTGCTCTAACTCTGATGCCATTGTCTTTTGCCTCAATCCTTGGCGGCCTCGTCACACTCATTGGAACTCCTCCTAATATTATCATTGCAAGTTACAGGGAAAAGGCGATTGGTGAGCCTTTTCAAATGTTTGACTTTGCCCCTGTTGGTTTAATTTGTGCTTTTGTTGGGGTTATTTTTGTAGCTCTGATTGGGTGGCGCATGATCCCTCGTGCTAGGGGTGATCAAAACCAAGCGCAAGAACTTTTCCAGCTTGATGATTATGTCGCTGAAGTTCGTGTCGCCAATGACAGTGTATTGGTGGGTGAGCGCTTACGTGATGTGACGGCTCTTGAAGATGCTGGTGATGTGCAGGTGGTTGGTGTTGTTCGGCGCGGCAATAAATTGCCGGGTGTTCCGGCTTGGCAAGTGATTGAAACTGGGGATATTTTGGTGGTTGAAGCCACGCCTCAAGTGATTGAGGAACTGGCAGGTACTATTGGCGTTGAATTTGTTGGCTCTGAAAAACATGAGCGCGCGCTTGTTGCTGCTGACACCAGCTTTATGGAAGTTGTTGTGCCTGAAGGGGCGCGCATTGAAGGACAATCAGCGCTAAAGTTAAGATTGCTTTATCGTCATAACGTGACCTTAATGGGCATCTCTCGCCAGGGTGAGCAAATTCACGAGCGTGTGCGCCGCACTGAGATTAAAGCTGGTGATATCTTATTGCTTTATGGACCAACGGAACGTTTAGCTGAGATTGCTAACTGGCTTGGATGTTTGCCTTTGGCTGAACGGGGCTTGCAAGTTATCAAGCGTGATAAAGCAATGCTTGCTGTTGGCTTATTTGCTGCTGCTATTTTGGCTGCGAGTGTTGGGATATTATATCTACCCTTCGCACTTGGATTGACAGTGATTGCTTATGTGCTTTTAAACATTGTTTCCGTGCAGAAAATTTATGACAGTGTTGAATGGCCAGTGATTGTTTTGCTAGGTTCTCTCATACCAATTGGCGCTGCTTTAGAGGCTTCAGGCGGTACGGGATTGATTGCAAACTGGATTGTTGATGTAACACTTGGTTATGAGCCCTGGGTAGTTCTGACTTTGCTTATGGTCGTTACCATGACCCTTTCTGATGTGTTGAATAATACAGCAACTGCGGTGATTGCGGCCCCCATTGCGGTTGACCTTGCTAACCGACTTAATGTTAGTGCTGACCCGTTTTTAATGGCTGTGGCGATTGCTGCTAGCTGTGCGTTTCTAACCCCGATTGGTCATAAGAATAATACGCTCATTATGGGCCCTGGTGGTTATAAATTTGGGGATTATTGGCGCATGGGGCTCCCGCTTGAGATACTGATAATCGGCGTGGCTGTACCTGCAATCTTGGTGTTTTGGAAATTTTAA
- the secA gene encoding preprotein translocase subunit SecA, producing the protein MVSFSALGAKFFGTSNERQIKAFSGRVEAINALEPEMIKLTDDELKARTEVFRQEVLDGKTLDDLLVPAFATVREAAKRALGQRHYDVQLIGGMVLHEGRISEMRTGEGKTLVATLAGYLNALSGRGVHVVTVNDYLAQRDAEWMGQVYRFLGMTVGTITNEMEDEERREQYACDVTYGTNNEFGFDYLRDNMKYDLGEMVQRGHYFSIVDEVDSILIDEARTPLIISGPVEDKTDLYTAIDKIVPELSPEDYEIDEKAKSVALTDLGNETAEQLLKDAGQLTEGGLYDVENVTLVHHLNNSLRAHHMFLKDKDYIVKNNAVIIIDEFTGRMMDGRRYSDGLHQSLEAKENVEIQPENQTLASITFQNYFRLYDKLCGMTGTAATEVEEFMDIYGLDVLDIPTNKPVARLDEDDEVYRTAKEKYQAIIELIKDCQSRKQPVLVGTTSIEKSELLASLLKEQKVKHAVLNARHHEQEASIIADAGCPGAVTIATNMAGRGTDIQLGGNLEMRIENEVGDMPEGVKRDAKIADITADVETQKKQALEAGGLYVVGTERHESRRIDNQLRGRSGRQGDPGSSKFFLSLDDDLMRIFGSDRMDGVLSKLGLEEGEAIIHPWINKALEKAQKKVEAHNYDIRKNLLKFDNVMNEQRKVIFDQRIELMRDEEVSETVVDLRLQLIDEIVPKYIPNNAYAEQWDVDGLTEEVDRIFNLELPIKDWADEEGIADEEIIARLIDETKKSAAKKAVDIGPDLMRQVEKSVLLQSLDHLWREHLITLEHLRQVVGLRGYGQRDPLNEYQTESFTLFEAMLGQLREAVTGQLSHVELSGDDLPSLDDAELPEMEAHHMDYSSGEDEFHSDEPVEMPVQIRSRQSAENINPNDPSTWGKVARNEKCPCGSGKKYKQCHGKLS; encoded by the coding sequence ATGGTATCGTTTTCAGCACTTGGTGCGAAATTTTTTGGAACATCAAATGAACGGCAAATCAAAGCCTTTTCAGGTCGTGTAGAGGCCATTAATGCTCTCGAGCCTGAGATGATTAAGCTAACGGATGATGAGCTTAAGGCGCGCACCGAAGTATTTCGCCAAGAGGTCTTGGACGGAAAGACACTAGATGATTTGCTTGTTCCTGCATTTGCGACAGTTCGTGAAGCCGCGAAACGGGCTCTTGGGCAGCGCCATTATGATGTTCAGCTTATAGGTGGCATGGTTTTGCATGAGGGACGTATTTCTGAAATGCGGACTGGTGAGGGTAAAACTCTTGTGGCTACATTGGCTGGATATCTTAACGCACTCTCTGGTCGCGGTGTTCATGTTGTAACTGTGAACGATTATTTGGCACAACGTGACGCGGAATGGATGGGGCAAGTTTATCGTTTTCTAGGCATGACCGTTGGCACTATTACGAATGAGATGGAAGACGAAGAACGACGCGAACAATATGCTTGTGATGTAACTTACGGCACGAATAACGAATTTGGTTTTGATTACCTACGCGATAATATGAAATATGACCTTGGAGAAATGGTCCAACGTGGTCATTACTTCTCCATTGTTGACGAAGTCGACTCTATCCTGATCGACGAAGCGCGAACACCTCTTATTATTTCTGGCCCTGTTGAAGATAAAACAGACCTATACACTGCCATTGATAAAATTGTGCCTGAACTTTCACCTGAAGATTATGAAATTGACGAAAAAGCAAAATCAGTTGCTCTAACTGACCTTGGTAACGAGACAGCTGAACAATTATTGAAAGATGCGGGGCAACTTACTGAGGGTGGCCTTTATGATGTTGAAAATGTGACGCTTGTTCATCACCTGAATAATTCACTTCGCGCGCATCATATGTTCCTTAAAGACAAAGACTATATTGTTAAGAATAATGCTGTGATCATCATTGATGAATTTACCGGACGGATGATGGATGGACGCCGTTACTCTGATGGCCTGCATCAATCGCTTGAAGCAAAAGAAAATGTTGAAATTCAACCTGAAAACCAGACACTTGCGTCTATTACATTCCAGAATTACTTCCGCCTTTATGACAAACTTTGCGGCATGACGGGTACGGCGGCGACGGAAGTTGAAGAATTTATGGATATTTACGGCCTTGATGTGCTTGATATTCCGACGAATAAACCTGTTGCTCGTCTTGATGAAGATGATGAAGTTTACCGCACTGCTAAAGAAAAATACCAAGCGATTATTGAGCTTATTAAAGATTGCCAATCTCGCAAACAACCAGTTCTTGTTGGCACAACTTCTATTGAAAAATCCGAGCTTTTAGCCAGCCTCTTAAAAGAACAGAAAGTTAAGCACGCTGTTCTAAATGCGCGCCACCATGAACAAGAAGCGTCTATCATTGCTGATGCAGGTTGTCCCGGTGCTGTGACCATTGCGACGAATATGGCAGGCCGCGGTACTGACATTCAGCTTGGTGGTAACCTTGAGATGCGTATCGAAAATGAAGTTGGCGATATGCCAGAGGGCGTGAAGCGTGATGCCAAAATCGCCGATATCACAGCTGATGTTGAAACTCAGAAAAAGCAAGCTCTTGAAGCGGGCGGTCTTTATGTTGTTGGTACCGAACGTCATGAAAGTCGTCGGATTGATAATCAGCTTCGTGGTCGTTCTGGCCGTCAAGGTGATCCAGGCTCTTCTAAATTCTTCCTCTCACTGGATGATGATTTAATGCGAATTTTCGGCTCTGATCGCATGGACGGGGTTCTCTCAAAACTCGGTCTTGAAGAAGGTGAAGCGATTATTCACCCCTGGATTAACAAAGCGCTTGAGAAGGCACAGAAGAAAGTTGAAGCACACAACTACGACATTCGTAAGAACCTCTTAAAATTTGATAACGTAATGAACGAGCAGAGAAAGGTTATCTTTGATCAGCGTATTGAATTGATGCGTGATGAAGAGGTTTCTGAAACTGTTGTTGATTTACGTTTGCAGTTGATTGATGAAATTGTTCCCAAATATATTCCTAACAATGCCTATGCAGAGCAGTGGGATGTCGATGGTTTGACCGAAGAAGTTGATCGTATTTTCAACTTAGAGCTACCTATTAAAGATTGGGCTGATGAAGAAGGTATTGCTGACGAAGAAATTATTGCCCGCCTTATTGATGAAACGAAAAAATCAGCTGCTAAAAAGGCCGTTGACATTGGCCCTGACTTGATGCGTCAGGTTGAAAAATCTGTACTTTTACAATCTCTTGACCATCTATGGCGTGAGCATTTGATTACACTTGAGCACCTTAGACAAGTTGTTGGCCTGCGTGGCTATGGTCAACGTGACCCACTTAATGAATATCAAACTGAGAGTTTTACACTTTTTGAAGCTATGCTTGGTCAATTGCGAGAAGCTGTGACTGGCCAATTGTCACATGTTGAACTTTCTGGTGATGACCTCCCCTCTCTTGATGATGCTGAATTGCCAGAGATGGAAGCTCATCATATGGATTACTCATCTGGTGAAGATGAATTCCACTCAGATGAACCGGTTGAGATGCCTGTTCAAATACGTAGTCGCCAATCTGCTGAGAACATTAACCCGAATGATCCTTCTACATGGGGTAAGGTTGCACGGAATGAAAAATGCCCGTGTGGTTCCGGTAAAAAGTATAAGCAGTGTCATGGTAAATTAAGTTAG
- a CDS encoding peptidylprolyl isomerase, giving the protein MKHIAKSALAAILVISFGSLQLSAEPVKSDKAVAKIDDVTITETDMARAETEMFNQLVNVPKNARRKVLIEYLIETQLLAKAANAEKIAESEGFKARKDYYHRRALRDTYFDKKVFESVSEADVKKTYDDASKEEEAHVQHILVKEEKLAKEIVGKLKAGGDFKKLAEEHSIDPGSKKKGGDLGFIVKTQVVPSFAKAAFELKKGGISEPVKSQFGYHVIRQVEKRKRPLPPFPTVQARIKEVLWQKKAQELIENLRKTAKVEFLDKELEKPLQQPRGSQ; this is encoded by the coding sequence GTGAAACATATAGCAAAAAGCGCATTAGCAGCTATTCTGGTTATATCATTTGGGTCTTTGCAACTTTCAGCGGAACCCGTAAAATCCGACAAAGCAGTTGCCAAAATTGATGATGTCACCATCACTGAAACAGACATGGCTCGCGCTGAAACCGAAATGTTCAACCAGCTCGTAAATGTCCCTAAAAATGCGAGACGTAAGGTTCTAATTGAATACTTAATAGAAACTCAACTGCTAGCAAAAGCCGCTAATGCTGAAAAAATTGCTGAATCAGAAGGGTTTAAGGCAAGAAAAGATTATTATCACCGCCGCGCTCTCAGAGATACATATTTTGATAAAAAGGTGTTTGAATCTGTAAGTGAAGCAGATGTAAAGAAGACATATGATGACGCAAGCAAGGAAGAAGAAGCTCACGTTCAGCATATTCTGGTGAAAGAAGAAAAATTAGCCAAAGAAATCGTAGGGAAACTTAAAGCTGGTGGTGACTTCAAAAAACTAGCTGAAGAACATTCAATTGACCCAGGGTCTAAGAAAAAAGGTGGCGATTTAGGCTTTATTGTAAAAACACAAGTCGTGCCTTCATTCGCAAAAGCTGCTTTTGAACTTAAAAAAGGTGGAATTTCAGAACCAGTAAAATCACAATTTGGTTATCATGTCATTCGCCAGGTAGAAAAACGCAAACGTCCACTACCTCCATTTCCTACAGTTCAAGCACGCATCAAAGAAGTTCTTTGGCAAAAGAAAGCTCAAGAACTTATTGAAAATTTGCGCAAAACCGCAAAAGTTGAATTTCTTGATAAAGAATTGGAAAAACCTCTACAACAACCACGTGGTAGCCAATAA
- the argJ gene encoding bifunctional glutamate N-acetyltransferase/amino-acid acetyltransferase ArgJ produces MPEIKGVQLAVTKSGIKYEGRLDLLCAHFSKGTVVAGTLTKSKTASGAVEWCRENLKQGKASALIVNSGNANAFTGAKGEKSVEDIGAYLAKILECQTTEVYQSSTGVIGEPLPDGKMFQGIDRLKEKLGTASYSEAASAIMTTDTYPKMSTKSCMIDGETITLNGIAKGSGMIAPDMATMLAYLFTDLPIEQTILQKLVTKAIDKTFNCITVDGDTSTSDTVLVFATGKAGITPITDEKDSRLRAFNRILNKQLKELALAIVKDGEGISKFVTIKVRGAKGKRAAKRIGLSIANSPLVKTAIAGEDPNWGRIIMAVGKSGEAADRDTLNIWIGGHQVTAEGARIEGYDEALLAEYMKGENILIEVDIGLGRGIAEIWTCDLTHDYISINADYRS; encoded by the coding sequence ATGCCTGAAATCAAAGGTGTTCAGCTCGCTGTAACTAAATCAGGGATCAAATATGAAGGCCGACTAGATTTGCTTTGCGCCCACTTTTCAAAGGGAACAGTAGTTGCAGGCACGCTGACTAAATCTAAAACCGCTTCAGGTGCTGTCGAATGGTGTCGAGAAAACTTAAAACAAGGCAAGGCTTCTGCTTTAATCGTAAACTCCGGGAATGCAAATGCCTTCACAGGAGCAAAAGGTGAAAAAAGTGTTGAAGATATTGGCGCTTACTTAGCTAAAATATTAGAGTGCCAAACAACCGAAGTTTATCAATCATCAACGGGTGTAATTGGAGAACCTCTGCCGGATGGGAAAATGTTCCAAGGCATTGATCGGTTAAAAGAAAAGCTTGGTACAGCTTCATATTCTGAAGCGGCGAGTGCCATCATGACAACCGATACATATCCGAAAATGTCAACAAAGAGCTGCATGATAGATGGCGAGACAATCACGCTCAACGGTATTGCAAAGGGCTCAGGTATGATCGCGCCAGATATGGCAACCATGCTGGCTTACCTTTTTACTGATTTGCCAATTGAACAAACCATTTTACAAAAACTTGTTACTAAAGCGATTGATAAAACATTTAACTGCATAACAGTAGATGGTGACACGTCTACAAGTGACACCGTGCTTGTTTTTGCAACTGGCAAAGCCGGCATAACACCAATAACGGATGAAAAAGACAGTAGACTAAGAGCCTTTAATCGTATCTTAAACAAGCAATTGAAAGAGTTAGCCCTAGCAATTGTAAAAGATGGAGAAGGTATATCAAAATTTGTCACCATTAAGGTTCGAGGAGCAAAGGGCAAGAGAGCGGCCAAAAGAATAGGGTTGTCGATTGCTAATTCTCCTTTGGTAAAAACTGCAATTGCAGGTGAAGATCCAAATTGGGGGCGGATCATTATGGCAGTCGGCAAATCAGGAGAAGCAGCTGATCGTGATACACTTAATATCTGGATCGGCGGCCATCAGGTCACAGCTGAAGGAGCCAGAATAGAAGGTTATGATGAGGCACTGCTAGCAGAATATATGAAAGGTGAAAATATACTCATAGAAGTCGACATAGGGCTAGGACGAGGTATAGCAGAAATCTGGACCTGTGATTTAACCCATGACTACATATCAATTAATGCGGATTATCGTAGTTAA
- the mutT gene encoding 8-oxo-dGTP diphosphatase MutT, giving the protein MSLETQIKSQKTRILHVVACALIDRDGRVLLAERPKGRSMEGLWEFPGGKIEQGETPEKALIRELNEELGIDTSENCLAPFTFASHSYEEFHLLMPLYICRKWKGQIIGQEEQNLKWVKPNRLADYPMPPADVPLVAMLRDFL; this is encoded by the coding sequence ATGTCATTAGAAACTCAAATTAAGAGCCAAAAAACAAGAATTTTACATGTGGTTGCATGTGCTCTGATAGATAGAGATGGTCGTGTTTTATTGGCTGAACGTCCAAAAGGGCGGTCAATGGAAGGTCTTTGGGAGTTTCCCGGAGGAAAAATAGAACAAGGTGAAACGCCTGAAAAAGCGTTAATTCGTGAATTGAATGAAGAATTAGGGATAGATACTAGTGAGAACTGTCTGGCACCTTTTACGTTTGCCAGTCATTCATATGAGGAATTCCACCTTTTGATGCCACTTTATATCTGCCGAAAATGGAAAGGGCAGATTATTGGACAGGAAGAACAGAATTTAAAATGGGTAAAACCTAATAGATTAGCAGACTATCCAATGCCACCAGCTGATGTGCCATTGGTCGCGATGTTAAGAGA